The DNA sequence ACCAATCCGCCGATCCCCCCGATCATGATCGCGATGGTCCCGAAGTTTGCGAAGCTGCACAGCGCGTAGGTGGCGATGGTGAAAGAACGCTCCGATAGCTGTTCCCGCATCGTGCTCAGGTCCTGGTAGGCCAGGAATTCGTTCAGGATGGTCTTCTTGCCGATCAGCATGCCCACCGCCTGGGCGTCTTCCCAGGACACGCCCATCAGCAGGGCCAGCGGCGCGCAGGCCCAACCCAGGATACGCTCGAGGGACAGTGGCGCGCCGCCCAGGTGGGGAGCTAGCCCTACCGCCCAGTTGAACAGGCTGACGAAAGCAATCGCCACGATGAGCATGGCCGCCACGTTCAAGGCCAGTCTCAACCCGTCCGACGCGCCGCTGCAGGCCGCGTCGACGAAGTTGACTCCCGGTTTCGGAACGTCTACGGTCACCACGCCCAGGGTGCGGGAAGTCTCGGTCTCGGGCGTCATGATCTTGGCGACGACCAGCGCGGCCGGCGCCGACATGAGCGATGCGGCCAGGAGGTGGCCCGCGTCGGCGCCCAGGGCTACATAGGCGGCCAGTACCGAGCCGGCCACGGTCGCCATGCCGGAAGTCATCATGGCCATGATCTCCGAGCGGGTCATGGTCTTCAGGTAGGGAAGAATGACAAGCGGCGCCGTCGAGGCGCCGAGATAGACGTTCGCCGCGGCCGCCATGGACTCCGACCCCGATGCGCCCATGACGCGTACCATGACTCTCGCCATCTGCCGGACGATCCACTGGATGCAGCCCAGGTAGAACAGGATCGAAGTGATGGAGGACACGAATATGATCATCGGCAGCACGGAAAACCCGAACAGCGCGGTTTCCACCAGGTCGCCGAAGACGAAGCGGGCCCCTTCGTTGGAGAAGGCGATCACCTTGTTGATGGCCAGGCGGGCCAGGTCGAATACCAGCTGGCCCGGCGCGGTGTGCAGGAGGAGCAGGGCCAGCAGGGCCTGCAGGCCCAGGCCGCTTCCGATGAGCCGCCAGTTCAGACGGCGCCGGTTCTCCGACAGCAGCCAGGCTATAGCCACGAGAACAAACAACCCGAAGACACCAATCACGCGTTCCATGGGTTATCCTTGACTCGCTGTCCGCGGCCACAGGGAGGCCACGCCGACATAAAGGTAACCTGCGAAAAACAGGAAGAGGAAGGGGATGGAGGGGTAGATTCCGTTGATGGCCGTGTAGTAGATCAACAGGCCGAAGTGCAGGGCGAACAGCAGTTCCAGCGCCGGGAGCCAGGTACGGATTCCCCTGTAGCGCAACCGGCGCCACCGGTCCGTCTGGTCCGCTCCGCCGAGGATGCCGTACTTGGGCGTGCGCTGGAAACCCGACTTGCGGTTCAGCAGCGCCTCCAGGACGGCCCGCGTGTTGTTCAGGCAGATGCCGATGCCGATGGACATGAGCGCGGGCAGGAAAAAGAGGCACCGCTTCCATCGGTCCCGGTTGATCTCGAACTGCGCGAACAGGTAGAAGAGGGAAACGGAAACCGTGGCCGCGCACAGAAAAGGCAGGTCTATCCAGAAGGAATTTATCCAGCCGGCCTGCACCCGGATTACGATCGACGGGAAAATCAGCACCGAAAGCAACAGCATGAGCATATAGGCCATGTTGTTGGTGAGATGGTAGGTCGCTTCGAGCTTGTAGCGGAAGGGCAGCGCGCTGCACCACACCTTCGGAAGCATCTTCTTCGCGGTCTGTATGGACCCCTTGGACCAACGGTGCTGCTGGGTCTTGAATGCGTTCATTTCCACGGGGAGCTCGGAGGGCGTGGAAACGTCTTCGAGGAATACGAAGTGCTGGCCCTTGAGTTGCGCCCGGTAGCTCAGGTCGAGGTCCTCGGTCAGGGTGTCATGCTGCCAGCCGCCCGCGGCCTCGATGCTCTCGCGGCGCCAGATGCCCGCCGTTCCGTTGAAGTTGAAAAACCTGCCCGAGCGGTTCCGCGCGCCGTGTTCCATGACGAAATGGCCGTCCAGCATGATCGCCTGGACCCGGGTCAGGAGCGAGTAGCCCCGGTTGAGGTAGGACCACCGGGTCTGAACCAGGCCCACCCGTTTGTCGCGGAACAGGTGCATGGTGTTCTTGAGGAAATCCGGCGGCGGGATGAAGTCGGCGTCGAAAATCGCGATGAAGGCGCCCCGGGCTACGTCCAGCCCTTCCTGCAGCGCGCCCGCCTTGTATCCGGTGCGCGCCGTCCGGTGCAGGTAGTGAATGTCGAACCCGGCTTCCCGGTAGCGTTCGACGCAGCGGGCCGCCAGGTCCCGGGTTTCGTCGGTGGAGTCGTCCAGTACCTGGATCTCAAGGCGATCGCGGGGATACTCGATCCGGCAGACGGCGTCGATCAGCCTTTCCACTACGTATTGCTCGTTGTAGAGGGGCAATTGCACGGTAACCGCGGGGGCAGCGTCTCCCGGGAGTTCCGGCTTTACAGGCCGTGCCCGGTCCTTATATTTGTAGTACAGATACACCATCAGGTAACGGTGCACGCCGTAGACCGCGAGCAGGAACAGGACCAGGAAATACAGGAGAATGAATATCAGCGAAAGATAGCTCATACATGTCCGATTCTGCTTACAGATTCCCTTCCGGATTCCCCGGCCGGATCGCGATTACAGGACTTCTGCTTATCGCGGCCTGCATCGGCATAGCCTCCATCGGAGACCTGAGATCCGGCCTGTTCGACCCCAACGAGATCCTGCCCGATCCCCTGTCCGTGTGGGTGGCCCTGCCCGACGCCCTGCTGCTTTTCTGGGTCCCCTTCGTCGCGGCCTTCATCGTCTACGCCGTCGCCGTCGCACGCCAGGTAGGATCCGACACACCGCCGGATCGGAGACTGCTCTGGTTCATCCTCGCCGTGGCCGTCTTCTGCCGTGTCATCCTCCAGTTCAGTCCCCCGACCCTTTCCGATGACATCCACCGGTACCTGTGGGACGCCAAGATGCAGTTTCAGGGCGTCAATCCCTATGTGTACGCCCCGGAAAGCGAAGAGATCGCCCACC is a window from the Gemmatimonadota bacterium genome containing:
- a CDS encoding glycosyltransferase family 2 protein → MSYLSLIFILLYFLVLFLLAVYGVHRYLMVYLYYKYKDRARPVKPELPGDAAPAVTVQLPLYNEQYVVERLIDAVCRIEYPRDRLEIQVLDDSTDETRDLAARCVERYREAGFDIHYLHRTARTGYKAGALQEGLDVARGAFIAIFDADFIPPPDFLKNTMHLFRDKRVGLVQTRWSYLNRGYSLLTRVQAIMLDGHFVMEHGARNRSGRFFNFNGTAGIWRRESIEAAGGWQHDTLTEDLDLSYRAQLKGQHFVFLEDVSTPSELPVEMNAFKTQQHRWSKGSIQTAKKMLPKVWCSALPFRYKLEATYHLTNNMAYMLMLLLSVLIFPSIVIRVQAGWINSFWIDLPFLCAATVSVSLFYLFAQFEINRDRWKRCLFFLPALMSIGIGICLNNTRAVLEALLNRKSGFQRTPKYGILGGADQTDRWRRLRYRGIRTWLPALELLFALHFGLLIYYTAINGIYPSIPFLFLFFAGYLYVGVASLWPRTASQG
- a CDS encoding NupC/NupG family nucleoside CNT transporter; the protein is MERVIGVFGLFVLVAIAWLLSENRRRLNWRLIGSGLGLQALLALLLLHTAPGQLVFDLARLAINKVIAFSNEGARFVFGDLVETALFGFSVLPMIIFVSSITSILFYLGCIQWIVRQMARVMVRVMGASGSESMAAAANVYLGASTAPLVILPYLKTMTRSEIMAMMTSGMATVAGSVLAAYVALGADAGHLLAASLMSAPAALVVAKIMTPETETSRTLGVVTVDVPKPGVNFVDAACSGASDGLRLALNVAAMLIVAIAFVSLFNWAVGLAPHLGGAPLSLERILGWACAPLALLMGVSWEDAQAVGMLIGKKTILNEFLAYQDLSTMREQLSERSFTIATYALCSFANFGTIAIMIGGIGGLVPERRKDIARFGIRSMIGGALAANMTATVAGLLM